The following DNA comes from Pristis pectinata isolate sPriPec2 chromosome 8, sPriPec2.1.pri, whole genome shotgun sequence.
ACTCCCAACACCACAGCACTGGAGTGTTGtatgctcaggtctctggagtggaggtTGACTCTGCAGAAGATATTATGTGGCCATTTTGGTATGCACTTTTCCCTTTGTTGAGAATATGATTAACTCTGGCATTCTGCACACTAAACAAACATCAGAATAAACAATCAGAAGGTGTTTTAATTGATCTATTGGAATATGTTGTTTGATTTCAATGTTTTGTTTCAGGTATGTGACAAGAATAGTCTCCCACCTAGTCTGGCTGCCTTCGCGCCTAATCGGAGTGGCATTGTAGCGTACGTGGGATTTGGAGTGAAGCCGGAGATTATTTTGTACAGCCTCTATCAAAAACAGGTATAAGTAAAAAGAAACATAGTATTGTGTATTTGTACATTGATAATTTGCCAAAGAGTTAGAGAATATAAAATAACCTCATTCGGCAGAGCATCAAGCTACAATACAGTTCAATGTCTAGTTGCAGTGTGAAATTGTTAATGTTTGGGGGACACGTCACTGACAATATGTGTTGGAGAGTTGCTCTTAATAAGTGAAACAGTCCTAGGAGAAAGTTCTTAACAAATAAAGGATGGAAGAATGTAGCTGAGTACCTACAGAAACTAATTTAAGTTTACCAAGAATGTTCAACCTATATTAATTGCTTGTGGTATCACCCTTTGAATAACCTAAATTGTCCCTTTATTCCTATCTCAGACAATTAAAGAGATAGCTTTGTCTCACTGGGCTACAAGTTTGAGCCTCTCTCCAGCAGGACAACTTATTGCTGTtgggaccactggtaagaattatttttttttcctgtgatctGTACCACCAGTTCTTGCAAAAGACATTCAGCTAGAAAAGACATGCAGACTTATGTGACCTCTGACCAGTCACAAGTATTACATGTATTAAAAGAATGAATAACATGCAGAAGTGAAGGATAGGAAAAGTACTTAGCACTGCTGATGGAATGTAAATCTATATCTATGGCATTTTGTATTGAGGCACTGAGAAATTCTATTACAGTTATAAATATGTTTATTCCTGCTGCACATGATTCATGGCAGGAAGCCGGGAAGAAAATATTCTTTAtcagaggcagattcaattacatTAGAAAGTACCTACTCAGTGGTGGAAATATTGAAAACATGGCAAATAGATCCAACTACTGAATTAGCAGCAGCTTATTCCTGCAGTTAGATCACAAAGAGTCAGTTGAGTTCAATATGCACAATAAATTCTGGCTGTTCCTTCGTAATATAGTAGTCCTATGTAGATATCTTTTATAATGCAGTAGTAATTTTTCTTCGTAGACTTTAATGCTAAACATGCTATAGTACAAGAAAAAGGCTAATGGGTTTAATTGAAAAATGACATAGCCTAAGTAAGCACATGGGATAGTTATGATGAATCGAACACTTGCATCTAAAATAGGCAGTGGTGTGCTTCATTAAAGGTAGCAGTGGATTTTAAGTTATAAATTTGTTTGCCCATGTAAGCCTATTGTTTTCCATGCCTTTGTTCTACCCTGTTTACTGGTTTCAGGTTGCTTTAAACCTATTTCCATTAACTAGCTCTAAACTTAGAGCCAAAGAATTGTTACAggtggccatttggtccatcatgttgtagctggctccttgcagagcaatcccatcattcttATTACCCAACAATTTACCTGTAACACTGTGTCTTTTTTGAAGCCActgattctgttttcatttcagctttACAGGGAATGAATTCCAGATCCTTACTACTCTCTAGAttaagaagtttttcctcatgtcctcCTCAAAATATTTCCCCAAAATTTTAACTTTGTTCCCTGGCCCTCGAAATATTGACTGATAGGGCAgcttccctttatcccatccatgccaatcatgatCAAGTACAGCTCCATCAAATCTACTCTCAGCattctttgttccaaggagaatgcCCCAGGTTCTCTAGTCTAACTTTGCACCTGAAATCCCTCATTCCTAATAAAATTCTTGTCCCACTCTAGGagcttcatatccttcctaaattGTGGTGACTAgatttgcacacaatattccatttatggcctaaccagtgttttgtacaggttcagcataacttccttgcttttgtgctCCACACTtaaatttatgaatgccaggattctGGATGCCCTTCCACTTTGTACACACAGGCCTGGGGCCCTCCATTCTTACCCACCCTAAATGTCCCATTTAATctattgaaaagcaaataaactatcgatgttgaaatctgaaataagaacacaatgctggaactactcagcaggtcaagcattatctgtggagagagaaacagttcatgtttcaggtcattgcTTCTTCAGAATGGGAAAGGTGAGAAATCAAGCTTGTTTTAAGGTACAGGGAGAACAGaatgaatgtctgtgataggatggagaccgaggttgtccaggtgacaatCCTGacattgttctctccacctctctctctccaactctgCTTATTTTCTCACtcttgcagttctgatgaaaggcttcTCTCCAATAGacgctgctgaatatttccatttagTCTTTATGTTCTCTCCTTATTCTTTCAGACATCTTATAATGCTCAAAGATGCTCTTCTATTTAAACTTAATGATTTTTAACACAATCTCCCCTGTCATTAAGGAGCAAAAAAAGTTGGTTAACGTGGCAGTGCGTAAACATAGTCTGTTTGCCAATTTGCTTCATTGGCATAAACAAAGTCATTGCTGCTTAATGCCTACCTGGAACCTGTTAACTCAATTCCCTACCATAGCTCAGTTTGCCTGAACAGTTACAAAAGTTACCCTCTACTTTCCAGTTTTGAGTGTAGCTCTGCtattaaatattcaaagaaaCACATTCTATACTTCCATTTCAAATGCAAATCAAAATCTAGTCATTAGgaataaaaacattttcttcaaaataaaatctctCTTCTAGGTTAGGTACACAGGTCGTTATAGTGCATTGACTAAATCATCTAATTCAGCAGACTCCTGGGATCAGTTCTATATAGTACTAAACAATCTTTTAATTGGTACAGGAGGCTGTTTAAACTTAAATGTGGTATCAAGATTGGTTCAAAGCATTTTGGTTTTTGCTTTTCTGAAGAAGACTTTGTAATTCCAGTAAACAAgcactgtaaaatattttaaattggggAGTAGAAAACTTTGGAatgaaactgaaatgaaaaatatttatggGAAGTTAACAGTAGAAGCTTCAATGCAATGAGTTCTGTTCATTAAATGCGAATTATTTAAAGCCTGAACCTTGCCTTTAAAGTATTTTATGGCAATGCTAACTGTTTGAACTCTAGGTCACAATATTTTTCTGCTTACATTCTGCTTACACTCAAGTTATTCTTCATGTTTTGCACAGAGAGACTAATGAAGATAATTCATTATCCAAATGGAAAATGCCAAGGTTTCACTGGGCATAATGATACTGTTCACTTCAGTCGATTTACACCATCTGGGAAATTCCTCCTATCCGTTGCATACAATGAGGTGTTGGTCTGGGAGGTTCAAAAATCACCTGGCGATCTCAACAATGTACAATATCTCTAAGGCTGCATAACAAACACAAAGGTCATATTAGCTGTATTACTGTTTTCATGAATGTAGATGCTTTTTATAAAGCTCTGTGGGATCATATTTATTTCGTGTTGTACGGCTCAATTCTGACACAATCATACTTCCCAAAATTACTTTGTAAAAGGCATCTATCATAAGAGAAAAATTGTAAATATTGATATTAATGTTTAATCATTAAATAATGTAGTTGGTGCATTGCACACATTGTGGAGCTTTTATAAATAGTTGCACTAAGATGTTTTTAAATCTGGCCAGGGTTTTGTTGCAGGATTCTGTTTGTGAAGATAACTGATCATTTAATATTTCTATTATTCAAGTGATTTTCTACTACatgaataaatttttttttactggtatCCAAGTTGAATGCTGGTTATGGATTTTATGAAATATGTTTCTGCTTGTTATTGTATTACTTCATAAAACATTTGTTGTTTTTACACTTCTGTGCTGAAATATTACCTAGTCTACAGCACTGAACATTTATTCCTAGTATTAGGAGTTGGAGCATGAAGATGCTTGATTCAGTTTGTCTAAGAACTGTTGTGGCCTACGGATCCTTTTAGTGACTACTGGTTTTATCACTCCTCAGTACCAAAGAAGAATGTGTACTGCACACTCTTCTTGGGGAAAGTAGTGGGCTCTACTGTTTCAGAATGGAACACTGGCCACTTATTTTAAGACTGCTCAATAAGTGACTACTATAAATTATGGGCACAGTTTCAGTGGGAAATTCTAaaatattcattctgtttcttCTTAATGCTGAAAATTGAATTGGTGATGAGACAAAAGGCATCCAatctcacagatgctggaaattcttcAAGAGAATTTGTGAAGAGGATAGAAGAAAGTAAATTAACTTAAGAATCAAACTCGTACTAACACTGGTTGATTGCTTGCATTTAAAATGGCATGTGAAAGACTCATTATCAAAAGTTGAGAGAAATTCTTTGTAAACTTCTTTTCCCATTTTAGTATGTTCATGCgacatgaattaattaaaaaggCAGCACATTACAAACTGGGTTAGAACCATTCTGGCACCTATTGGCACGTAATTGGCATTCACAATCTAACTCAAATTAGGCCAGTCACAAACTATTTGGGCTTCATGCTTGTGCAATTAGGAGATGTAATCGCTTTTATCTGCACAATAATTGCCTCATCTAAGTCCAAGGAACTGATCTGACGGTTGGTGATAATTTAACATTACTAACAACTACAGCAGGTTGGACAACTATTTAACACAACTTCTCATTTAAATTCCAGCCACATGCAAAACTACTGCTGGTCTGCATTCAACCCCTTTTGATACTTTTCCCTTGAGCTCTAATTCCTGGACAACTACAGGGGTAACAGCAGGATTGGGCAGATACCTGGCACCTCATCATTAATCCCTAAAAAGTAAAGATATGGTTAAAATCTACCACTTTTTGTTTTTGGAAAACTGTTTTCAACACAAGAAGTTGAAAGCTCGTTTGAACAATGACCAGAATAAGAGTCTTTTACTCCTGAGTTCAATGCaaccacaagaaaaaaaatgatatacttttaaaaaatcttacatttgttgtataaaacattgttttttgTTAAGGGTAACATGAAAATCATGAAGCTATAatagtttaaaataaatcttaactGTAGAGGTAAATCGTTTCTATTCACTCTGCAACTTTAATTCCAACACGTAAAATATAATAAGGGCACATAATACAGGTTTGGTGACTATTGCATTATTAATACAGTCAAAATACTAATGCCAGTTAAAAACAAAAGGTTATATTGTATATATGTTGCTCTCTCCAAGAAATATTGGGAAACAGACCATGTTTCTCTTTAATCCCAATAATTTAATGACAGTTTAGGCAAGTACAAAATGAGGATTTTTATGCAATGGCCACAATGAATTTCATCCTTCCCTAATGTTGGATTTTTCATTGTTTGTAGCCTTTTCAAACTTCTTAACAGACAGAAACTACCTATGTCCCCAGTTTCAGTTCTTTATATACCACTGTCCTTGTGTTTCAAAATGTATTAAATCAATTTTTAGGATTATTTATTATTGATTTCAATGTTAAATTAATTAACAGATCAAAAATATTACTATCAAGTAGTAGTTAGAAAACATCGAAATGGCCACGTGTTGATACAGATTTCCTTTAAGTTTAAACTGGACAAAAATTCTCATTATGATAGAAAACAACCTAACAGCTTGAGATGCAACAAAAATGTAACGTTATTCCAAAACACAGAGTCCTCTTcatagaaagaaaaatagaagtttTCCATAAATAGAAGTTAATGCAGAAACTCTAGCTGTATATTAGTGTCTATTCCTCCTTCAAGGTGGATTTAGATTCCGTATCAGCTGGATACAATTTTGCAGAGGAGCTGATGGTTTCTTCTTTCTTGCTTGCAACGCTTagtaaaagaaaataatatcTTTAAGTGTCTGCATTATCCAATTCAAATGCTTTACAAATAACTCTACAACTGAGATGAGTGCTTTTGGCATGAGATATTGATCAAATCCTTATCTACAATTCTAACACTGACTTTATCTCAacaattaaagaaaaaattatGCAAGTGCTAAAGTTCTaaagtaaaacaaacaaaaaattgctAGAAATGCTCTATTAGTCAGAAAGCATTCTGAGTGAAGATGATTAACATTTCTGTCCAGTGACAGTGacaaaggccaatgtgccatgaATTGAATTTCACTTGGACCACTCAATCTGGACCTTATTGCAGCCTTGGACTAAACACATGCAGATGAGACTGACTGCCCTTGGCACCAAGGCAGAATTTGGCTGGGTGTGGTGTCAAGGGGCTCTGGCCAAATTGAAGTCAATGTGTTCAATGCAGGGTACAACTCCAATGACTAGAATTACACCTTGCTCAAAAAATGGCTGTAGTTATTGAAAGTCAATCATTCCATCCcttggacatcactgcaggagtaccTCAGGTCAGTGttccaggcccaaccatcttcaactgcttcatcaatgatcctccttccatcataagatcagaagcaGGGATGCTCGTTGATAATTGTTCAATTCTATTCGCAATTTGAAATGCTTTATGGGTGCATGCAACAAGATCTTGATAATCAGATGTagactgataagtggcaggtaacatttgtgccactaaAGAGCTTGGACAATGACTGTCAACAAGAGTCCAGGCACCTATTCTGGGCATTCAATGACTTTATCATTACTGATTTCCTCATCCTCAATCACCACTGAGCAGAAAGTCAACTGGGCCAGCCAAGTAAATACTGTAGTAATAAAAGTAGGTCAGAGATTGAATATCCTGGGCTGGGTGACTCCTTGAGGCACATAGCTTCTCCACAATCTGTATGGCACAAGTGAGGAGCATGACAGAATGTTTTCtgtttgcctggatgaatgcaacacTTGCGCAGTCCTTTTGTTATCCCATCTGTCTCCCTAAACGTTTATTTCCTCTGCCATTTGTTGCTGacaggttactctgacagcaactTCTAAAGCCACAACCTTTACTATCAAGGAGGACAAAAGGTGCATGAGAATACTAacaccttcaggttcccctccaaattgcagccatcctgacttggaaatatattgctgtttcttcatgGTTGCTGGGattgaatcctggaactcactacctaaTAGCATTTCACCAGAAAAACTGCAGCAGGTCAAGAACATGGCCTATCATATTCACAGGGGCAATTATGAATGGCTAATAAAATTTTGTCTCCCCAGTGACACCCAGTTCtcgaaaaatgaacaaaaagggATTTATATTTTAGAATGCAGGTAATATGGTAAATTTGCACTTTACAACATTAATCTTTTCATATGCAATATAATATTCATCTGTCCTTTCCAAAGTACTTTAGTTGTTGGTAAGCACCTAAGTTCAGTATTGAAACTCAAATTGATCCAAACTGTTCCATCCAGTGGATCAGATTCTTATTCCCTCACCTAGAGAAAGTTGGTCTTGGGATAAGTGTAAAATGAGTGGTAGTGAAACAGGAAGCCTAACTTAAAACTTGCCTGATATTTTTGTACTCCCCTTGCAAGCTGTTGGATCCTTATATTTCTTATTCCTAATATTTCTGTTGGCTAAAAAAGATAGCACAGCAATTGGTGTTACTGCCACACAagtccagcaacccaagttcgatcctgacgttGTAtcgagcttgcatgttctctctgtgaccacatgggtttcccctcatAACTGTTTCTTCCAGCATCCTAAATATGTactgttaggttaactggccactgtaaacagACCCCCACTGTGGATGGATAGCATGAGAATTGGGAGGAAGGGGGGTGCAGTTGATGGgtttgtgaaagagaataggttacaggaaaataagtggtaGAAATGGGATCaatgagattgctctgggaattggcatagacttgatgagttGAATTACCACCacctatatcataaggaaatataggaaatgagaaaaggaaatcaaaaggaaaatttGATTCTATTCCTTAAGTTTCAAGAATAAATAAAGCCTGCTATAATTGTCACATCCACTATACCAATACTATTTGTACTGACGATAACAATGAAATATTGATGGGAGAAATTCCATCTCTTGGCTGAAATGTGATCTGGAAATATAAATGAATAGCATCTCCAAAGAGACTAAAGGGTTTTCACAACCATGTTACACCTGGGTATATATTAGATGATTATGGTTGCTTGCAATCTAGAGCACATAagaaaaattatttataaaattacCCTCAAATATGCTTTAGTATTTTTATTGTACTTAGTTCAAGTTGGTTCAAACTTTTAATAGCTAATGTATTAAATTTCTTTATGAAAAtgtaatgaaatttaaaatatcaaTAGAATATTCTTACCTTGAACTGTGATAATAATTCATCGTTGTGGAGAAAGTAAAATAGCAAATAGTCAGAAGAGAAGAGATGGCCAATGAAATGAGAACCATTCCACATAGAAAACAAAGGAGGATGACTCCACCTACTGACAGCATCAGACCTGGTAGATAAGTgaataaaaaaatgcaagaaactAAATTTTTGATCATTACTATAGCAGTCAGTGCTAGAAACCAAATAGTTAAGATTTTGTATTTTTCTCACTTCTAGATATTATTTTGCTAAAATACCATGCCAGTGAGATGATCAAAAATTCTTTATAAAGCCTTTTAAACAAAACACTAGATTATTTACATTATCTGGAATTTTCAAATTCAGCAAAATTaacaaaatggaaataatttaCAATGTACAGGAAGCTACTCTAGATGCTTGTCTGGTCAGAATATTAATGCGCCGCCCAAAATGCTACCTTCATTTTTAAAAGATACTGTTCAATAACGTATAGATGCCATTTCATAATTTATGGCTGTACACTTAAGCCTTGAAAATAACTTTATATGGAAGTATTATCTTGGAGTTTCTGCCatttcaatttaaatatttaacaattttatacaaaaatcaaattaaacaTTTGAACCTTAACATACAGTTCAGAACAATGGATACCAAACTGCAGGAAAAATACAACAAGTAGAATGAGGATCTCTCCTACCAAGTATCTTTCTTCCTTCTAAGTAGTTGTAGATGATGTGTGTTTACCTTGATGAGAACACATCCACTCTTGCctcaacacatacacacagattcATGTAAATTCCTTTGTTTAATTAATTGAGTTTCAGAACAATCACTAAATTcttaagaaataataaaaaaaaatcagattgttCTTAAAATCTAATTATGTTCGAAATGGGATGAATTATGCCAGCTTGACAGTCCGTGCTTTTATGGACCTGCTGACTATCAACTGCTTGTGCCTCAGGAAGTCTGAGGAAGTTGATGATGAACTGGAGGTAGGATGCCTGACTGCATCTGCTGAGATCGGACTCACCATCCAGTCTACCAGTGAAGCAATAACGTGGTGAAAGGAAGATCCAGGTGCACTTTGCACCTGTCCCTCAAATTTACATCAGTGAAGGCAATCCCATTTTGAGGCTGCCAGGCCTGGGGAAAAAACAATGTTCTTAGTTTATAATTGATTTTTTATAATAATTATGCATTCATAATTTTTAGTATTTAATGAAATATAAATTACTTTAACTGGAATAATTTCTAAGTATCtccattagagacatttaagaagagTTGAAAAGCCTTCAGCAGCCTGTAAGCTATCAAAGGCCATAGGGATGATCTGTGTgtatggggagggggggtggagggtggaatCTCAGGATACAATGCTGCTCGGGAATGGCTCTGCCTCAACAGACACCTGATTGGTGTGGAGGGTCAACTTGTTCAGTTCCCCTACACATTGAGGAAAAATATGGCCAGATGGGAACCAAAGGCAGTAATCCGGCAATGGAGAGAGTCCAGGACTACCTGGTTCAATGCCATTAACCTAAATGTGTGATCATTATAAAGTGCTTTTGCAGACATAGTTacataaaaaaaactcttggtttTTCAGTACCTTCCATAATAATGAAACCAACACAGGCCAGAAGGGATGTAATCACTGCGAAAATCAGGAACAAGCCAACAGGCACAGCTGACATTATGGTAAAAACAAGCAGTAATAAGGCAAGGAAGGGGTGGTCATCCAAGTACCGTCCTAAAGAGGAGT
Coding sequences within:
- the LOC127573567 gene encoding lipid droplet assembly factor 1-A-like, coding for MQGEMSNIDGLPLSREMQDLQNRFNTMMQRINSNSKVAAFMNSSLGRYLDDHPFLALLLLVFTIMSAVPVGLFLIFAVITSLLACVGFIIMEGLMLSVGGVILLCFLCGMVLISLAISSLLTICYFTFSTTMNYYHSSSVASKKEETISSSAKLYPADTESKSTLKEE